Proteins co-encoded in one Streptomyces sp. NBC_00091 genomic window:
- the araD gene encoding L-ribulose-5-phosphate 4-epimerase AraD, whose amino-acid sequence MSETFLGDLRREVLAANLRIPEAGLATLTWGNVSGVDRGAGVFVIKPSGVSYADLAEEDLVVVALEDGRVVEGHLRPSTDTETHRCLYRAFPSIGGVTHTHSTHAVAFAQARRPIPVLGTTHADTFNGPVPVTEDLTAEQCARDYEYNTGQVIVARLDGDPRRADEVPGALVSRHGPFTWGATAKAALENAIVCEAVAEMALHTLALGSRLGEASEPPKHLLERHFTRKHGPDAYYGNAPHAPGV is encoded by the coding sequence GTGAGCGAGACCTTCCTGGGGGACCTCCGTCGCGAGGTCCTCGCGGCCAACCTGCGCATCCCGGAGGCCGGTCTGGCCACCCTCACCTGGGGAAACGTCAGCGGAGTGGACCGAGGCGCCGGCGTCTTCGTCATCAAGCCGTCCGGGGTCTCCTACGCCGACCTCGCAGAGGAGGACCTGGTGGTGGTGGCACTGGAGGACGGGCGGGTCGTCGAGGGGCACCTCAGGCCGTCCACCGACACCGAAACCCATCGGTGCCTCTACCGGGCCTTCCCCTCCATCGGCGGCGTCACCCACACGCACTCGACGCACGCCGTCGCCTTCGCCCAGGCGCGCCGCCCGATCCCCGTACTCGGCACGACGCACGCCGACACCTTCAACGGGCCGGTCCCCGTGACGGAGGACCTCACCGCCGAGCAGTGCGCGCGGGACTACGAGTACAACACCGGACAGGTGATCGTCGCCCGGCTCGACGGCGACCCCCGGCGGGCCGACGAGGTCCCCGGAGCGCTCGTGTCACGACACGGACCCTTCACTTGGGGCGCCACCGCGAAGGCGGCGCTGGAGAACGCCATCGTCTGCGAGGCCGTGGCGGAGATGGCGCTGCACACGCTGGCACTGGGGTCCCGCCTCGGGGAAGCCTCCGAACCGCCGAAGCACCTGCTGGAGCGGCACTTCACCCGTAAGCACGGACCGGATGCCTATTACGGCAACGCTCCTCACGCCCCGGGCGTCTGA
- a CDS encoding cellulase N-terminal Ig-like domain-containing protein yields MTCPSGAGLALAVGGLSTTALTVPVAAAATAAAAAGTPVRVNQLGYLPDGPKRATVAGSATAPLAWQLRDASASGATTVRGSDQASGQSTHLVDFGAYTGTGTGFTLVVDGQSSHPFDISASLYDGLRADSMSFFYQQRSGIAIDATLAGGSAYARPAGHLGVAPNKGDTGVPCQAGVCD; encoded by the coding sequence TTGACGTGTCCGTCAGGCGCCGGCCTCGCGCTGGCCGTCGGCGGCCTGTCCACGACCGCCCTGACCGTTCCGGTCGCGGCTGCCGCCACCGCGGCAGCCGCTGCCGGCACACCTGTACGGGTCAACCAGCTCGGCTACCTGCCCGACGGCCCCAAGCGGGCCACCGTGGCCGGCTCCGCGACCGCCCCGCTCGCCTGGCAACTGCGCGACGCCTCCGCCTCGGGTGCCACCACGGTGCGCGGGTCCGACCAGGCGTCCGGCCAGTCCACGCACCTGGTGGACTTCGGCGCGTACACCGGCACCGGCACCGGCTTCACCCTGGTCGTCGACGGCCAGAGCAGCCACCCCTTCGACATCTCCGCATCGCTGTACGACGGACTGCGCGCCGACAGCATGTCGTTCTTCTACCAGCAGCGCAGCGGTATTGCGATCGACGCGACTCTGGCGGGCGGCAGCGCCTACGCCCGCCCCGCCGGGCACCTGGGCGTCGCCCCGAACAAGGGCGACACCGGCGTCCCCTGCCAGGCCGGGGTGTGCGACTAA
- a CDS encoding cellulose-binding domain-containing protein yields the protein MAYRIDNAWGNGFTATVTVKNTGTSAVSGWTIGWSFAGDQRITNGWNATVSQPGSTVTARDTGWNGTLAPGGSVSFGFQATYSGTNAVPARYTLNGALCS from the coding sequence GTGGCGTACCGGATCGACAACGCTTGGGGCAACGGCTTCACGGCGACGGTGACGGTGAAGAACACCGGAACCTCGGCGGTATCCGGGTGGACCATCGGCTGGAGCTTCGCAGGTGACCAGCGGATCACCAACGGCTGGAACGCCACGGTGAGCCAGCCGGGCAGCACGGTCACCGCCCGGGACACCGGATGGAACGGAACACTGGCACCCGGCGGCAGCGTGAGCTTCGGCTTCCAGGCGACGTACTCGGGCACCAACGCCGTGCCGGCGCGCTACACGCTCAACGGAGCACTCTGCTCCTGA
- a CDS encoding endo-1,4-beta-xylanase produces the protein MGSQAIPPPTIRRKTSVLCAALVVGVLGAAAALVAPTSHAAESTLGSAATQSGRYFGTAIASGRLGDSAYTTIAGREFNSVTPENEMKIDATEPQRGQFNFAAGDRVYNWAVQNGKQVRGHTLAWHSQQPGWMQSLSGSTLRQAMTNHINGVMAHYKGKIGQWDVVNEAFEDGTSGARRDSNLQRTGNDWIEVAFRTARAADPAAKLCYNDYNVENWTWAKTQAMYAMVRDFKQRGVPIDCVGFQSHFNSDSPYNSNFRTTLQSFAALGVDVAVTELDIQGASATTYANVTNDCLAVPRCLGITVWGVRDTDSWRPEHSPLLFNGDGSKKAAYSSVLNALNAGSSTPTPTPSPGSGQIKGVGSGRCLDVPGASTTDGTQVNLWDCNNRTNQQWSHTAAGELRVYGNKCLDAAGTGNGTKVQIYSCWGGDNQKWRLNSDGSIVGVQSGLCLDAAGNNTANGTLIQLYSCSNGSNQRWTRT, from the coding sequence ATGGGCTCACAAGCCATTCCCCCACCCACCATCCGCCGGAAGACCAGCGTCCTGTGTGCGGCCCTGGTCGTCGGCGTCCTCGGTGCGGCCGCCGCGCTGGTGGCGCCGACGTCACACGCCGCCGAGAGCACGCTCGGCAGCGCGGCGACGCAGAGCGGCCGGTACTTCGGTACCGCCATCGCCTCGGGCAGGCTGGGCGACTCGGCGTACACGACGATCGCCGGCCGCGAGTTCAACTCGGTGACGCCCGAGAACGAGATGAAGATCGACGCCACCGAACCCCAGCGTGGCCAGTTCAACTTCGCCGCGGGTGACCGCGTCTACAACTGGGCGGTGCAGAACGGCAAGCAGGTGCGCGGCCACACCCTGGCCTGGCACTCCCAGCAGCCCGGCTGGATGCAGAGCCTCAGCGGCAGCACGCTGCGCCAGGCGATGACCAACCACATCAACGGCGTGATGGCCCACTACAAGGGCAAGATCGGCCAGTGGGACGTCGTGAACGAGGCCTTCGAGGACGGCACTTCAGGAGCCCGGCGCGACTCCAACCTGCAGCGCACCGGCAACGACTGGATCGAAGTCGCCTTCCGCACCGCGCGCGCCGCCGACCCGGCCGCCAAGCTCTGCTACAACGACTACAACGTCGAGAACTGGACCTGGGCCAAAACCCAGGCCATGTACGCCATGGTCCGGGACTTCAAGCAGCGCGGCGTGCCGATCGACTGCGTCGGCTTCCAGTCGCACTTCAACAGCGACAGCCCCTACAACAGCAACTTCCGCACCACCCTGCAGAGTTTTGCAGCCCTCGGCGTCGACGTGGCCGTCACCGAACTCGACATCCAGGGTGCCTCGGCCACGACCTACGCCAACGTGACCAACGACTGCCTGGCCGTCCCGCGCTGCCTCGGCATCACCGTCTGGGGGGTGCGCGACACCGACTCCTGGCGACCGGAGCACTCGCCGCTGCTGTTCAACGGTGACGGCAGCAAGAAGGCCGCCTACTCCTCCGTCCTCAACGCGCTCAACGCCGGATCCTCTACTCCCACTCCGACCCCTTCGCCCGGTTCTGGACAGATCAAGGGCGTCGGGTCGGGCCGCTGCCTGGACGTGCCCGGTGCCAGCACCACCGACGGCACCCAGGTCAACCTGTGGGACTGCAACAACCGCACCAACCAGCAGTGGTCGCACACCGCCGCAGGCGAGCTCAGGGTCTACGGCAACAAGTGCCTGGACGCCGCCGGCACCGGCAACGGCACCAAAGTCCAGATCTACAGCTGCTGGGGTGGCGACAACCAGAAATGGCGCCTCAACTCCGACGGATCCATCGTCGGAGTCCAGTCCGGCCTCTGCCTCGACGCCGCCGGCAACAACACCGCCAACGGCACCCTGATCCAGCTCTACTCCTGCTCGAACGGCAGCAACCAGCGCTGGACCCGTACCTGA
- a CDS encoding glycoside hydrolase family 6 protein: protein MRIPLHRLALAASALTLLLGAAAPASAEASSAPDSHTLATNTRFHVDPDSDAAHQAVTDFLHRDFEGAKSMAKPASWPEAAWFTAGTPEQVESRVRDLVRRAERTRTVPVLVAYNIPLRDCSQYSSGGAQSDAEYQAWISAFARGLGRSKAVVILEPDGLANLSSDCGPGSDPTGAITTGRFADLNHAIDALGQQPNSVVYLDAGNSHWRSVGDIAQRLLQAGVTRTQGFSLNVSNYLATGLSTHYGTWVSQCLWFATKGPDWARGHADWCASQYYSPAAPNDGQPGNSVNVDDPSTWHWTDRWFQQNVGTPPAGKYSGDPQTWCNAPGRGVGDRPTANTGVPLVDAYLWIKTVGQSDGQCNRGIPGGTIDPEYGIVDPAAGVWWPEQAKSLVRNANPALGFNTVVR from the coding sequence GTGCGCATCCCGCTGCACCGATTAGCCCTGGCAGCGAGCGCACTCACACTGCTCCTCGGCGCCGCCGCCCCGGCCTCTGCCGAGGCGAGCTCCGCGCCGGACTCCCACACGCTTGCGACGAACACCCGCTTCCACGTCGATCCCGACAGCGACGCAGCCCACCAGGCCGTCACCGACTTCCTTCACCGGGACTTCGAGGGCGCCAAGTCCATGGCGAAGCCAGCTAGTTGGCCAGAGGCTGCCTGGTTCACCGCCGGCACCCCGGAGCAGGTCGAATCCCGCGTACGCGACCTGGTGCGCCGCGCCGAGCGAACCCGGACGGTTCCCGTCCTGGTGGCCTACAACATCCCGCTGCGCGACTGCTCCCAGTATTCCTCCGGCGGTGCGCAGTCGGACGCCGAGTACCAGGCCTGGATCAGCGCCTTCGCCCGGGGGCTCGGCCGCAGCAAGGCCGTCGTCATCCTCGAACCGGACGGGCTGGCCAACCTCTCCTCCGACTGCGGTCCCGGCAGCGACCCCACCGGCGCGATCACCACAGGACGCTTCGCCGACCTCAACCACGCGATCGACGCCCTGGGGCAGCAGCCGAACAGCGTCGTCTACCTGGACGCCGGCAACAGCCACTGGCGCAGCGTCGGCGACATCGCACAACGCCTCCTCCAGGCCGGCGTCACCCGCACCCAGGGCTTCTCGCTGAACGTCTCCAACTATCTGGCCACCGGCCTGTCCACCCACTACGGCACCTGGGTCTCCCAGTGCCTGTGGTTCGCCACCAAAGGCCCGGACTGGGCCAGGGGGCACGCCGACTGGTGCGCGAGCCAGTACTACTCACCCGCAGCACCGAACGACGGGCAGCCGGGAAACTCCGTGAACGTGGACGATCCGTCCACGTGGCACTGGACCGACCGCTGGTTCCAGCAGAACGTCGGTACCCCGCCCGCGGGCAAGTACAGCGGCGACCCGCAAACCTGGTGCAACGCCCCGGGTCGCGGCGTCGGCGACCGGCCGACCGCGAACACCGGCGTCCCGCTCGTGGACGCCTACCTGTGGATCAAGACCGTCGGCCAGTCCGACGGCCAGTGCAACCGCGGCATCCCGGGCGGCACCATCGACCCGGAGTACGGCATCGTCGATCCCGCGGCCGGCGTGTGGTGGCCGGAGCAGGCCAAGTCCCTCGTCCGGAACGCCAATCCCGCACTGGGGTTCAACACGGTCGTGCGCTGA
- a CDS encoding glycoside hydrolase family 6 protein produces the protein MRKSVRAASVLLAGALATGLALISAGPAYAADPTTMTSGFYADPDNSALRWTNANPGDGRAAAIRTSIANTPAARWFGNWSGDIGTATGAYVGRADSYDKLPILVAYNIPHRDICAGHSGGGAGSRAAYDAWIAAFASGIGNRPAVVVLEPDALGHESCMTAAQIAERNAMLKNAIDQFKAKAPNTWVYLDAGNPGWVDASTMARQLAAAGVGGARGFVLNVSNYFTTDQNTSYGNAVNSALGSYGYTKPFVVDTSRNGNGSNGQWCNPAGRRIGTPSQRGGGAEMLLWIKVPGESDGNCGVGADSSAGQFLPEVAYKMIYGY, from the coding sequence ATGCGCAAGTCCGTCCGAGCCGCATCCGTCCTGCTGGCCGGTGCCCTCGCCACCGGTCTCGCCCTGATCAGTGCCGGCCCGGCGTACGCCGCGGACCCGACCACCATGACCAGCGGCTTCTACGCCGACCCCGACAACTCCGCCCTGCGGTGGACCAACGCGAACCCCGGCGACGGGCGGGCGGCGGCGATCCGGACGTCCATCGCCAACACCCCGGCAGCCCGCTGGTTCGGGAACTGGAGCGGCGATATCGGCACGGCAACCGGCGCCTACGTCGGCCGCGCGGACTCCTACGACAAGCTGCCGATCCTGGTCGCGTACAACATCCCCCACCGGGACATCTGCGCCGGTCACTCCGGCGGCGGCGCGGGGAGCCGGGCCGCGTACGACGCCTGGATCGCCGCCTTCGCCAGTGGCATCGGCAACCGCCCTGCCGTGGTCGTCCTGGAACCCGACGCGCTCGGCCACGAGAGCTGCATGACGGCTGCTCAGATCGCGGAGCGCAACGCCATGCTGAAGAACGCGATCGACCAGTTCAAGGCCAAGGCACCCAACACCTGGGTCTACCTCGACGCCGGGAACCCCGGCTGGGTCGACGCCTCGACCATGGCGCGCCAGCTCGCCGCCGCCGGTGTCGGCGGGGCACGCGGCTTCGTGCTGAACGTCTCCAACTACTTCACCACCGACCAGAACACCTCCTACGGCAACGCGGTCAACTCCGCCCTGGGCTCCTACGGCTACACCAAGCCGTTCGTCGTCGACACCAGCCGCAACGGCAACGGTTCCAACGGCCAGTGGTGCAACCCCGCAGGCCGCCGGATCGGCACTCCCAGCCAGCGCGGCGGCGGTGCCGAGATGCTGCTGTGGATCAAGGTCCCCGGCGAGTCCGACGGCAACTGCGGCGTCGGGGCCGACTCCTCGGCCGGACAGTTCCTGCCGGAGGTCGCCTACAAGATGATCTACGGCTACTGA
- a CDS encoding LacI family DNA-binding transcriptional regulator, with translation MEPSPKRMPTLDEVAARAGVSRTAASRVINNAPHVSRAKREAVQRAVRELDFVPNPSAQALATRRVGAVVLAVSSDEPGLFADPFFAEVIVGVSAALEQTELELILLLANTPRGRERFERLLRSRRADGVMLMALRGDDPLGRLGEEVDLPVVFGGLPLTGEPTWYVDADNRGGARLAAEHFARTGRRRPVMITGQMDARAAVTREQGFTEGLTLSGLPLLGVEPGQFTEDGGAEAMERLLRAHSDPDAVFAASDAMAIGALRTLRERGLRVPEDVAVIGFNDLASARHTSPPLTTVHQPVRALGQEMARMLVSAIEGYRPTPLILPTRLTVRESAPDLPASA, from the coding sequence ATGGAGCCGTCACCCAAGCGCATGCCGACCCTCGACGAGGTGGCCGCACGAGCCGGCGTGTCGCGCACGGCGGCCTCCCGGGTGATCAACAACGCCCCGCATGTCAGCCGCGCCAAGCGGGAGGCGGTCCAACGGGCGGTGCGCGAGCTGGATTTCGTGCCCAATCCGTCCGCGCAGGCCCTGGCGACCCGCCGGGTCGGAGCGGTGGTGCTGGCGGTCTCCAGCGACGAGCCGGGGCTGTTCGCGGACCCGTTCTTCGCGGAGGTCATCGTCGGCGTCAGCGCGGCGCTGGAGCAGACCGAACTGGAACTGATCCTGCTGCTGGCCAACACCCCGCGCGGCCGGGAGAGGTTCGAGCGGTTGCTGCGCTCCCGCCGGGCCGACGGCGTCATGCTGATGGCGCTGCGCGGCGACGATCCGCTGGGACGCCTGGGAGAGGAGGTCGATCTCCCCGTCGTCTTCGGCGGACTCCCGCTCACCGGCGAGCCCACGTGGTACGTGGACGCCGACAACCGGGGCGGTGCCCGCCTGGCCGCCGAGCACTTCGCGCGCACGGGCCGCCGACGGCCCGTCATGATCACCGGACAGATGGACGCCAGGGCCGCAGTCACGCGGGAGCAGGGGTTCACCGAGGGGCTGACCTTGTCCGGCCTGCCGCTTCTCGGGGTCGAGCCCGGGCAGTTCACCGAGGACGGCGGCGCGGAGGCGATGGAGCGACTGCTCCGGGCGCACTCCGATCCCGACGCGGTGTTCGCGGCCTCCGACGCGATGGCCATCGGCGCTCTGCGCACCTTGCGGGAACGGGGCCTCCGGGTGCCCGAGGATGTCGCGGTGATCGGCTTCAACGACCTGGCGAGCGCCCGGCACACCAGCCCGCCGCTGACCACGGTCCATCAGCCGGTGCGGGCGCTGGGCCAGGAGATGGCCAGGATGCTGGTCAGTGCCATCGAAGGATACCGCCCCACCCCGCTGATCCTCCCGACCCGCCTGACCGTGCGCGAGTCCGCTCCCGATCTGCCCGCGTCGGCCTGA
- a CDS encoding beta-L-arabinofuranosidase domain-containing protein has product MPVPPLSRRAVIKATGVAAVAAAVGPVLNTVSATAQTPPVRSDVGVSTFPFDLGQVQLTSSRWLDNQNRTLAYLRFIDVDRLLYNFRANHRLSTNAAAPTGGWDDPAFPFRTHVQGHFLTAWAQAYAAVGDTTCRDKADRMVAELAKCQANNSTAGFSAGYLSGFPEADFTSLEAGTLNNGNVPYYCVHKTMAGLLDVWRLIGNTQARDVLLALAGWVDRRTAALSQSKMQSLMGVEFGGMNEVLADLHQQTGDARWLATAQRFDHAAVFDPLAANLDQLNGLHANTQVPKWIGAVREYKATGTTRYRDIAANAWRICTTSHTYAIGGNSQAEHFRAPNAISGFLAPDTCELCNSYNMLKLTRELWQLDPGRASYFDFYEKVLLNHVIGAQNPADPHGHITYFTPLNPGGRRGKGPAWGGGTWSTDYGTFWCCQGTGIESNTKLMDSIYFHDGSTTLTVNLFLPSVLDWTQRGITVTQTTSYPADDTTTLKVTGGVGGTWSMRVRIPGWTSGATVSVNGVAQTVTASPGTYATLTRSWASGDTVTVKLPMRVALQAANDNPAVAAITYGPAVLAGNYGSTTLSSLPALAPSSITRTSSTSLAFTATANGTKVDLAPFHDAQGFNYTVYWRTDTAGFRLVNAASGLVLGIRDMSTADGGLALQWTDTGTTDHNWVLIVDGAALRLRNVNSGKVLGVQGMSTADNAPILQWADTGTADHRWTVVDAGNGYHKVRNVHTGKLLGIEGGSTANGAAAVQVPDTGAPAGQWQFVPDGARRIQNVASGRVLGVRDMSTADGGLAIQWDDNGTADHLWTAVVDTGGHLRLRNSHSGKVLAVENGDTANGARIVQWADNGTADHRWRLRHGGGDTFRIQCANSSRVLGVSGASTAQGAHTVLWDDNGANDHLWRFI; this is encoded by the coding sequence ATGCCGGTTCCCCCCTTAAGCCGCCGCGCCGTGATCAAGGCGACCGGCGTCGCGGCCGTGGCCGCGGCTGTCGGCCCCGTACTGAACACCGTCTCCGCCACGGCGCAGACGCCCCCGGTCAGGTCCGACGTCGGAGTGTCGACGTTCCCGTTCGACCTGGGTCAGGTCCAGCTCACCAGCAGCCGCTGGCTCGACAATCAGAACCGCACCCTGGCCTATCTCCGCTTCATCGACGTCGACCGCCTGCTGTACAACTTCCGCGCCAACCACCGGCTCTCCACCAACGCCGCGGCCCCGACCGGAGGATGGGACGACCCGGCGTTCCCCTTCCGCACCCACGTGCAGGGCCACTTCCTCACGGCATGGGCCCAGGCCTACGCCGCGGTCGGGGACACCACCTGCCGCGACAAGGCCGACCGCATGGTGGCCGAACTCGCCAAGTGCCAAGCCAACAACTCCACCGCGGGCTTCTCCGCCGGCTACCTGTCGGGCTTCCCCGAGGCCGACTTCACCAGCCTCGAAGCAGGCACGCTGAACAACGGCAACGTCCCGTACTACTGCGTCCACAAGACCATGGCCGGTCTGCTCGACGTGTGGCGCCTCATCGGCAACACGCAGGCCCGCGACGTGCTCCTCGCGCTCGCCGGCTGGGTCGACCGGCGCACCGCCGCGCTCAGCCAGAGCAAGATGCAGTCGTTGATGGGCGTCGAGTTCGGCGGCATGAACGAGGTGCTGGCCGACCTCCACCAACAGACCGGCGACGCACGCTGGCTGGCCACCGCCCAGCGGTTCGACCATGCCGCGGTCTTCGACCCCCTCGCCGCGAACCTGGACCAACTGAACGGTCTGCACGCCAACACGCAGGTGCCCAAGTGGATCGGAGCCGTCCGCGAGTACAAGGCCACCGGGACGACCCGCTACCGCGACATCGCCGCCAACGCGTGGAGGATCTGCACCACCTCGCACACGTATGCCATCGGCGGCAACAGCCAGGCGGAACACTTCCGGGCCCCGAACGCCATCTCCGGCTTCCTCGCCCCCGACACCTGCGAGCTCTGCAACTCCTACAACATGCTCAAGCTGACCCGGGAACTGTGGCAGCTGGACCCCGGCCGGGCGTCGTACTTCGACTTCTACGAGAAGGTGCTGCTCAACCACGTCATCGGCGCCCAGAACCCGGCCGACCCGCACGGGCACATCACCTACTTCACCCCCCTCAACCCGGGCGGCCGCCGCGGCAAGGGCCCGGCCTGGGGCGGCGGCACCTGGAGCACCGACTACGGCACGTTCTGGTGCTGCCAGGGAACGGGCATCGAGTCCAACACGAAGCTGATGGACTCCATCTACTTCCACGACGGCAGCACCACCCTCACCGTGAACCTGTTCCTCCCCTCCGTCCTGGACTGGACCCAGCGAGGCATCACCGTCACCCAGACCACCTCCTACCCGGCCGACGACACCACGACGCTCAAGGTCACCGGCGGCGTCGGCGGGACCTGGTCGATGCGCGTCCGCATCCCCGGATGGACTTCGGGCGCCACCGTCAGCGTCAACGGCGTCGCCCAGACCGTCACGGCCAGTCCGGGCACCTACGCCACCCTCACCCGGTCCTGGGCCTCCGGCGACACCGTCACCGTGAAGCTCCCCATGCGCGTGGCCCTCCAGGCCGCCAACGACAACCCCGCTGTCGCGGCGATCACCTACGGCCCCGCCGTCCTCGCCGGCAACTACGGGAGCACCACACTGTCCTCCCTCCCGGCCCTGGCCCCCTCCTCGATCACCCGGACCAGCAGCACCTCCCTCGCCTTCACGGCCACCGCCAACGGAACGAAGGTCGACCTCGCCCCGTTCCACGACGCCCAGGGCTTCAACTACACCGTCTACTGGCGGACCGACACCGCCGGCTTCCGTCTCGTCAACGCGGCCAGCGGACTCGTCCTCGGCATCCGGGACATGTCGACCGCCGACGGGGGCCTCGCTCTGCAGTGGACCGACACCGGCACCACCGACCACAACTGGGTCCTCATCGTCGACGGCGCCGCACTGCGCCTGCGCAACGTCAACAGCGGCAAGGTCCTCGGCGTGCAGGGCATGTCCACCGCCGACAACGCCCCGATCCTCCAGTGGGCCGACACCGGCACGGCCGACCACCGGTGGACCGTCGTGGACGCCGGCAACGGCTACCACAAGGTTCGGAACGTCCACACCGGCAAGCTGCTCGGCATCGAAGGCGGCTCCACCGCCAACGGCGCCGCAGCCGTACAGGTGCCCGACACCGGCGCCCCCGCCGGCCAGTGGCAGTTCGTCCCCGACGGCGCCAGGCGCATCCAGAACGTCGCCAGCGGGCGGGTCCTCGGTGTGCGGGACATGTCCACCGCCGACGGCGGCCTCGCCATCCAGTGGGACGACAACGGCACCGCCGACCATCTCTGGACGGCCGTAGTCGACACCGGCGGCCACCTGCGCCTGCGCAACTCCCACAGCGGCAAGGTCCTCGCCGTGGAGAACGGCGACACCGCCAACGGCGCCCGGATCGTCCAGTGGGCGGACAACGGCACCGCCGACCACCGGTGGCGCCTGCGCCACGGCGGCGGCGACACCTTCAGGATCCAGTGCGCCAACAGCAGCCGCGTCCTCGGCGTCTCCGGCGCCTCCACCGCCCAGGGAGCACATACCGTTCTCTGGGACGACAACGGCGCCAACGACCACCTGTGGCGATTCATCTGA